The following proteins are encoded in a genomic region of Maribacter hydrothermalis:
- a CDS encoding Kelch repeat-containing protein → MIKSKSFLFKITGIAVLAMAFTSCSSDDDDDDLGNWIDKSVFDGSARSSVSGFTIDNIGYMGVGYDGDDYLASFWAYDMEGDYWSQKADFPGVARNAAVGFELDGKGYIGTGYDGVDELSDFYTYSTATNTWTEIASFPTTRRNAVAFGVNGSGYVGTGYDGENDRKDFWKYNPATDTWTELVGFGGNKRRAATSFTINGLVYLGTGVSNGVYLDDFWVFDPSTETWTKKLDLDEEDEYAITRSNAVGFTLNGYGYIACGELGGATNTVWEYDPATDEWEQKTSFEGATRQDAIAFSNGVRAFIGMGRTGSLYLDNLDEFFPLDEYDDED, encoded by the coding sequence ATGATTAAAAGTAAATCCTTTTTATTTAAGATAACAGGTATAGCGGTATTGGCTATGGCATTTACGAGCTGCTCTAGTGATGATGACGATGATGATTTAGGTAACTGGATAGATAAGTCGGTATTCGACGGTAGTGCTCGTAGTAGCGTGTCGGGTTTTACAATAGATAATATTGGCTACATGGGTGTAGGGTATGACGGTGATGATTATTTAGCATCATTTTGGGCATATGATATGGAAGGGGATTATTGGTCCCAAAAAGCTGATTTCCCGGGGGTTGCTCGTAATGCAGCGGTAGGCTTCGAATTGGATGGTAAGGGATATATAGGTACAGGTTATGATGGAGTTGATGAATTGAGCGATTTCTACACATATAGTACGGCTACAAATACATGGACTGAGATTGCATCTTTCCCTACAACAAGGAGAAATGCAGTAGCATTTGGTGTAAATGGTTCTGGTTACGTGGGTACAGGCTATGACGGGGAGAATGACCGAAAAGATTTTTGGAAATATAATCCTGCAACAGATACATGGACAGAGCTAGTAGGTTTTGGTGGTAATAAACGTAGGGCGGCAACTAGTTTTACTATTAATGGCTTGGTTTATTTAGGTACAGGTGTTTCCAACGGAGTTTATTTAGATGATTTTTGGGTTTTTGATCCATCTACTGAAACTTGGACTAAAAAACTAGATTTAGATGAGGAGGATGAATATGCTATTACCCGTAGTAATGCTGTTGGGTTTACTTTAAATGGTTATGGGTACATCGCATGTGGCGAATTAGGAGGGGCTACCAATACAGTTTGGGAGTACGATCCCGCAACCGATGAATGGGAACAAAAAACATCTTTTGAAGGAGCAACAAGGCAAGATGCAATTGCTTTTTCTAATGGTGTTCGTGCTTTTATTGGAATGGGAAGAACAGGTAGTCTATACTTGGATAATTTAGATGAGTTTTTTCCACTTGACGAGTACGATGATGAAGATTAG